The DNA segment GCGAACGCCCGGGTCAATATTGTCAAAGCTATAGATATTTCACTGGTCAGTGAACTGGATTTCGGCAATATCAGCGAACTCAATGGCACCTGTACCATGGGCTCTTCCGGTACTTTATCCGCCAGCGATGGCCAGGACTGTTCCGGAACCAGTACACCCGGGGTATTTCAAGTCGCTGGAACCAACGGCCAAACCATTATTATGAATGTTACTGCCGGCGCAGCGGTAGACGGTATTAACTTCACTCCCAAAATCGATGGCAGCAATACTCGCACTCTGGTGGATGGTAACGCTAATATTGAAATTATTGGCCACCTGACACTAAGCGATACCACCTTGGGTGATAAAAATATTGCCTACACCGTTACCGCAAATTACCAGTAGCCTCCATTTTTCTCTTCCAGGCCCCCTCTTCTTGCTTCTATATATTCTCCAGTTTCAATACCAGATTGCTTATTAGCATCTATACTGTGAGTGGCTTAAATAGCCAATAATAATGAGATGAGTTTTACGAGGTTGTCCCTGGATGTCAGTTTTTACTAAACATAACTTTCTAAATATTTTACCCCTTTTCGCCCTGCTAGCATCATCGCTATTTAGCACCGTTGCCAATGCCGAGTCCGTTTTACAAATACTGCCCACCCGCGTGGTACTGGAGCAGCAGCGCTGGATGACCGTCACCCTGGTTAATCGTGGAGATGAGGAAGGCAGCTACCGACTATTTATGCGCAATATTCGTGCAGAGAGTAATGGTAGCTTTAAAGAAATTACCGAAGAAGATGAAGTGTTAGAGGGAGAATTATTTGCCGACTCTATGGTGCGCTTCTCTCCTCGCCGCGTCACTGTCCCTGCTCGCAGTAAACAGCAAGTGCGGGTCGTACTTAGAAAACCCAAAGGCTTGGCTGATGGTGAGTACCGTAGCCACCTGGTCTTTAGAAAACTGCCCAAGCAGGAATCTGTACTTGAAGAAGAGCAGGATGACAAAATGGACTTTGCCTTTAAACCGATTGTAGAAGTCACCATACCCGTCATCGTGCGCCACGGTAAGCTTACCGCAGAAGCATCACTCAGTGACCTGGCTATCCGGGAAGACGAGGATGATGGCCCACAGGTCTATATCGATATTCAACGCAGCGGCAGCCGCTCACTGTATGGCGACCTGGATGTGTGGTGGCAAGCTGCCAACGGTGAGGAACAACGCATTGCCTATGCCAAAGGTATTGCAGTTTACACACCGAATAAAAACCGCAGCCTGGAAATTGGCATACTGCCGGATATAACCGTAAGCGGCCCCGGCCAATTACGTGCAGTATTTAAAGAAGATGCCGCTTATGGTGGTGACCTCAATGCCGAAATCACCGTCAAGCAATAACCCAATACGATAAACCTGGGTGTACCCACTACAGCGACAAGCAGAACATGGTCGTTCAATAATCACTAAGGGCTACCAACGGTTAATTTACCGTTGGCTATGCTTGCTGCTGGGTGGATTATTATCCTGCGTTGTCAGCGCCAATGACCACGATAACGCCTATAACAGCGATGACTTACTCAATGACGATAATTTATTAATTGTCGATATGTACCTGGGTAAATATAAACTCGCTGAAAATATTTTTATCTACTCCTCCCCCGAAGCAACTCTGGTGCCGCTGCAGCCATTATTCGACAGCATTGATTTTCCGATTGAAGTCGACCCGGTTGCACTTAAAGCTTATGGCTGGTTTTTTGATGAGAACAACCTGTTTGACTTAAGCGTTTATGACCGAAGGTTGGTGTCAGGGGCCAAATAATTAGCATCCCTGAAAACGCCCTGATCGTCAGTGATGAGATTGACCTCTACGTCGATATTCAACAAATCAAACAATGGCTACCCATTAATATTGAAATAGAAACCAGCCGCCTGCGCTTGGTGGTTAGTGGTGAACAGCCACTGCCTTTGGAAAGGAAACTGGAACGAGAAAAAATGCGCGACCGGGCCTTGGGCGGCCCTGCACAAGAAGACCTGCCGACAATACCCGATCATTATGACTGGGTTGGCGAACCGATTGTCTATATGAACCTGGGCTATCAAACCCGCAACGAAGAAGTCGATAGCAGCAGTAAAAACAGTGATAGCTATTACACCGTGCAGGCCAGTGGTGATTTACTGGGAATGGAAAGCAGAATTTCACTGGCTAAATCCGCCTATGATAGCGAACACCGGGAAGTACTCACCTTTTATAAACGCCCGGATAGCCCTGATGAAAGTATGGCCGGCGGATTAAAATTTATGGCCGCCGGGGATATCTATGCCGTTTCAGATTCATTAATTTTTAGCGGCGGCGACGGCCTGGGTATAGACCTGCAATTTGGTGAAGTCAGTAACAACGATAGCTTTGGCAAAAGAGTGATAGAAGGCGATGGCCCACCCAACTGGGAAGTAGAACTTTACCGCAATGGCACCCTGTTAGATTTTCAAACCATCGGTAGCGATGGTCGCTACCGCTTTATCGATGTGCCAGTTGAATACGGTGACAATATTTTTGATATTCGTATTTTTGGCCCACAGGGTCAGAGCAGAAACAAGCGCGAGAGTATCAATGTCGGTAATGAAATGCAGGCCAAGGGTAAAACCGCGGTACGGCTAAGCTATACCGACCTTGGTGAATCACTGATTGATGACAAGCCGGAGAATATAGTTGCGGATGACGGAACCATTATCGAACTGCGCGAACCCCCGGGCGATAAAAAAGCTTACCTCAGTGTTAAACACGGGGTAACCGATTGGCTAGCCTTAGGGGCAGCCTTTGCCACACACGATAATGTTTTTGGCCAGGGTGAAGATAATCAATATACAGAACTTATTGTTATGGGTGCCTTCCCGGGCATTTCACTGGGCTTTAACCATGTCTCACAGGATGATGCAGGGGAAGCTTACCAACTCAGCGGCCAAACCCGGCTGGGTAATACCTCTCTTTCTTTTTTGCATAAAGACTTTGATGACTTTAGTAGTGATAGAAACCCCGGTGCCAACCTGGATACCGAAAGCGAAATTCGTATCACCGGCACCTTCAACCCCCTCAGCGCTTTTTATGCCGGCGCCAACCCAATTTCCTATAGCCTTATCTATGATGATGAACAACGCGTTAATGGCTCACAAATAGAAACCCTGGAAAACTTGCTTGGCTTCTCACTACTGGGGGGCCGTATGACCATCAACACCACCCATTCGGAGTTTAGTCAGTCCGAATCACGCACGCTAGGCCGCACCAGCTACACCCGCGTAGCTGGCTACAACACCAGCATCCGGGCAGAAGTTAACTACCGTATTGACCCGGACGCAGAAGCCACCTCAGCAACCGCCAATATTACCTGGCTGCCCACTCCCCATATTCGAACACAACTTGGGCTATTTAAAGACTTAAGTGATGACAGCTCCGACTCGGTAGATTTTACCGCCTCCTACTTATTAGACAAAGTGACTCTATCTGCCTCGGCCTTTGTTGTTGACGGTGGCGACAATGCACTCTTTTTAAGTGCTGAATTTTCTCTGGGCGCCGATAGTGGCAATAGCTGGTCCATTAGCGGCAAACCCCGCAGCCAAAACGGCAGGCTGAGAGCCAGAGTGTTCCTCGACAATGATCGCGACGGTATCTTTTCCGATGGTGACGACCCATTGTCCGGCGCCAGTTTTATTGGTCGCAGCGAATGGAAGCACCGCGAAACCGATGACTATGGTATCGCCTATCTCGATAACCTGAGTGTCGACGCACCACAAAGCTTTGGTCTTAATGAAAGCTCACTAAGCGACCCCTACTATAAATCTACCTTTGCCAAAAGCCATATCATCTCCCATGCTGGCGGCGTGCAAAAAATTGATATTGCGGTTATTAGCACCGTTGAAGCGGAAGGTAGCTTAAGTATTTCAAGAAAAGGAAAAATCGCTCCACTAGCGGGCATACCGATTACCGTAAAAAATGCCGATGGCGATATTATTGCCAGCGCCATTACAGAGTTTGATGGTTTCTATGTTATCTCGGGACTGCCACCCGGGAACTACCTATTATCGATGGACCAACAAGCGCTGCAACGATTTAAGTTATCGGCGATTGAAGATATCCCCTTTGTGGCCAATGCGGATGACGGGGTTGTTTATATTGATGCGATTGTTTTGAGGTAACACAGCTACTGGGGCAGGTTCAGTCTGTCTTTATGCTTATTAGAGAAAGCCAGCAATAAAGTAAAGAGAGAAAAGTCCACTTACTGAGTAACGGGTTTTTCAGTTTTCAGCAGTTTTCAGTGCCTGTCCTTGCAGCTAGCTTGTAGTTTGTCTGTCATTAGCTGTTATCAAAGCTGTGAAATTCGCCTTTTTAAGCAGCACGCCTCAACCCAAATAACCACCAGAAAACAAACCACCGGAGCAAACTCTAACAAGCTTGAGAAATCAAAAAACCAGTAGTAAATACTATAAGCCACCAATAAAAACAGCATACCAATATATAATTTTTTATTGATCTTATAGGCCTTTAGCCTTAATGCCTCTTCGGCAGATAACGCCTCATCATCCAAAACTTTACGTAATGCATCTTTATTACCACTCACTGTGCTGCTGCTTTCGTCCTTAAGCACAGGAACATCCTCTTCAATCATAAACCCACCCTAATTTGGCAATGCCTTTTGCTCAAAAAACTACAATCTATTCCACTCGACGTCATTGCAAACCCTATGATTCAAGTATTTTTTATCAGGGTTTCGTCTATTTATTATTCCCAGGAAAACTTCTAAAACTATGCAATAACTATTTATCAGATAGACAGCATTCCAATAGCCCCTTCAAATCACACCGTAATCTTCGAAAAACGATGGGCAGTTATTAAATATTCATAACAAGGAAGGAAAACCCCTATAGGTATCTATCTACCTTAGTAAGACACTTTAAACCGGAAATTCCCCACCTATGAAAGTCGACAAAGAGCCAAAAAAATGAAAAAAATTGTAAATCAATCACGGAGCGTGTTTTTTGATGATCTTCTGGCTATAGAGAGAAAAGATATTGTTTTACATACCGTATAGAGCATTTCCTCGTCTGACGCTCTACTTAAGTATCACCTCCTATAACCAGACGATTGAGGCTAGGGGTTACTATCAAATACACACCGCTACAGAAATCATAAGCCTTTTTTGTACCAACGTACCACTAACGATATTGATAAACCAAACTGCCTAACTAACCGATCAATCAACCTGCTTGCCTATCGAGCCACGCGCTCGATGTATTCCTATATCTCCAGTACGGTTTTTCTTGTGTAATTTTCTATGACAAACATGTCATTAGTTAATACATGGCTTGACGTGCATTAGTGGCTTTTGAAACCCCAGGCATGTGTTGTCATTCTTTGTCGGCGTCTGTCCTTATAGTTTCTTTCTCTTATAGTTCTCTTATAGTTCTATATTAATCACCCAACATAAAATCTACTTAAAATCCCTAACCCAAACCCAAAACTAATGTTCATAAAATCATAGGGGCCAGACATAGTAATCCACCTTGACCATATGTACTTATTTTCAAAATAAGAAAACACAAGAAAAGGAATGCTTACCAAAAAAAAGATTAAATAAAAATTATCTGTGAAATTCATCACCAACATAAAAAAACTATCTGAGCTATCAGTGAAAAGCCTAAAAACAGCAAATACAGGAACAAAAACCACTAAACCAAATAAAAAATTCGGATGGCCAAACATATCTCCCTTTCTAAACATAAAACATTCTCCATAACCTCGATGAAGATTTTATCGACTTATTGTAAACAATTGATGGGAAATAGTTTTCCAAAATTAGCAAAACTTTGGGACAGGCACTCTCCCCCTCATTTCGCTCTCTCTCTGTCAGCTCAATTATTTATCCCTTCGGTGAGTACCTGTCCTGATGATTGTCCCTGTGGATTCTTTCTGTGTGAGCTGAGCCTATCCTAGCTACATCCTTTAACCTGGAAACATAATACTTAATAAACCAAGCAACAACCCTAAACTTATATTCATAAGATCAAACGGGCCATTCATCCTAACCCACCTTGACCATATTAATTTATTCTCATAATACGCCGGTATAAGTACAATAACCCCCAACACCAAAAATACTAATGTAAAGCTTTCAGAGTAATCATGAACCCACTTGGCATCTTTTAAATAAGGGCCAAAAACATACCTAAAAAACAAAAAAGAAGGCGTAAAAATAGCCAGTCCTATAGCAATATTAGGAAAACCCCAAATATCTCCTGACCTAAACATAAACTTTTCTCCAAGAGCTTTTATTGACTCTTTTTATAGCTGCGGTAGATGGAAAATAATTATCTAGAATAACCTCTATAGCGATCAAACTGGAAAGGACAGACACTTAAGAATTGTGTATGTCCTATGTCGACCTTAACCCCGTGCGTGCAGATATGGCTAAAACACCCGAAGAATCAGACTACACTGCTATTCAAGAACGCATAAAGCCGCATTTTGATCTTCAACAAGCCATTCGCTCTCAAACTGGCAGCGAGGATTTACTGAGTTTTAATCATGACCTAAAACCCCTGCTCCACTTTGAGGGTAATATCACTCACGACAATCAAACAGGCATTTTATTCAGCTTTATCGATTATCTCGAACTGGTCGACTGGACCGGGCGCGCTATTGCTTTAAACAAACGGGGCGCTATTGCCAGCCATTTACCCAACATTCTCCAGCGGCTATCTATTAATCATAAAACCTGGCTCAGCAGTGCTACGCGGTTTGAAGCGTTGCATCGTCAGCGCTTTGGACGAAGGCGGCCAAAACTGATAAACCAAACTGCCTAACTAACCGATCAATCAACCTGCTTGCCTATCGAGCCACGCGCTCGATGTATTCCTATACCTCCAGTACGGTTTTTCTTGTGTAATTTTCTATGACAAACATGTCATTAGTTAATACATGGCTTGACGTGCATTGGTGGCTTTTGAAACCCCAGGCATGTGTTGTCATTCTTTGTCGGCGTCTGTCCTTATAGTTTTACTTATAGTTTTTGTATATGTTGCATCATTAACGCCATTAACTTGCACCTTTTCCAATCTGGTCGGTGCCTGTCCTTCTGGCTTTCATCCTTAGATCATTATAGTTTCTACTTCCAGCTCATCTTGCTTTTATTTTTGTATGCATAGATTATGAGGATGTCACAAAAAACATAGACAAGAACATTTACATAGAACCATATTGGACTTTGTTCTTTGTTAACCACATCTCCAC comes from the Oceanicoccus sagamiensis genome and includes:
- a CDS encoding DUF4402 domain-containing protein, with product MKTPWTLLLLLLLSAPNSWALELAANARVNIVKAIDISLVSELDFGNISELNGTCTMGSSGTLSASDGQDCSGTSTPGVFQVAGTNGQTIIMNVTAGAAVDGINFTPKIDGSNTRTLVDGNANIEIIGHLTLSDTTLGDKNIAYTVTANYQ
- a CDS encoding MSCRAMM family protein yields the protein MERKLEREKMRDRALGGPAQEDLPTIPDHYDWVGEPIVYMNLGYQTRNEEVDSSSKNSDSYYTVQASGDLLGMESRISLAKSAYDSEHREVLTFYKRPDSPDESMAGGLKFMAAGDIYAVSDSLIFSGGDGLGIDLQFGEVSNNDSFGKRVIEGDGPPNWEVELYRNGTLLDFQTIGSDGRYRFIDVPVEYGDNIFDIRIFGPQGQSRNKRESINVGNEMQAKGKTAVRLSYTDLGESLIDDKPENIVADDGTIIELREPPGDKKAYLSVKHGVTDWLALGAAFATHDNVFGQGEDNQYTELIVMGAFPGISLGFNHVSQDDAGEAYQLSGQTRLGNTSLSFLHKDFDDFSSDRNPGANLDTESEIRITGTFNPLSAFYAGANPISYSLIYDDEQRVNGSQIETLENLLGFSLLGGRMTINTTHSEFSQSESRTLGRTSYTRVAGYNTSIRAEVNYRIDPDAEATSATANITWLPTPHIRTQLGLFKDLSDDSSDSVDFTASYLLDKVTLSASAFVVDGGDNALFLSAEFSLGADSGNSWSISGKPRSQNGRLRARVFLDNDRDGIFSDGDDPLSGASFIGRSEWKHRETDDYGIAYLDNLSVDAPQSFGLNESSLSDPYYKSTFAKSHIISHAGGVQKIDIAVISTVEAEGSLSISRKGKIAPLAGIPITVKNADGDIIASAITEFDGFYVISGLPPGNYLLSMDQQALQRFKLSAIEDIPFVANADDGVVYIDAIVLR